From the genome of Maribacter algicola, one region includes:
- a CDS encoding amidohydrolase family protein, whose amino-acid sequence MKNVILIFLAFMIYLPSKAQQTPAPKQTEAITIEGATAHLGNGEIIESALIMFEEGKLTFVGDSKMKIARKGKVIDATGKHIYPGFIAPAKTLGLVEINSVRATNDQDEIGELIPHVRSLIAYNAESKVVESMRPNGVLLGQIAPTGGRISGTSSIVQFDAWNWEDAALKVDDGVHLNWPRSFRQGRWWMGEERGYKPNKDYPEDVETVVNFVKNAIAYGKGTAKEMNPAFAAMQGVLDGSQKMYVYADGEKEIIDAVNTLKANGIKEVVLVGGYEAHKITDFLKKNEIPVLVQFTHNLPVFDDDDYDLPYKLPKLLVEAGLLVALQNSEAENFQTRNLPFYAGQVGQQGLDKEKALQLITGNTAKILGIDDSYGTLEVGKSATLFISEGDALDMRTNQLTHAFIDGRNISLETHQTELWKRYMGKYEGE is encoded by the coding sequence ATGAAAAACGTCATATTAATCTTTTTGGCATTCATGATTTATTTGCCAAGTAAAGCCCAGCAAACACCTGCCCCAAAGCAGACAGAAGCTATTACCATAGAGGGCGCAACCGCCCATCTAGGAAATGGCGAGATCATTGAAAGTGCCTTGATCATGTTCGAAGAGGGTAAACTTACCTTCGTTGGGGATTCAAAAATGAAGATTGCCAGAAAAGGTAAGGTAATCGACGCCACAGGCAAACATATCTACCCTGGCTTTATTGCGCCGGCCAAAACCTTGGGATTGGTTGAAATCAATTCTGTAAGGGCCACGAACGACCAGGACGAAATTGGGGAATTGATTCCCCATGTGCGTAGTTTAATCGCTTACAATGCAGAATCAAAGGTCGTGGAAAGTATGCGGCCCAATGGTGTTTTGCTTGGACAGATAGCACCTACCGGTGGGAGAATATCGGGCACATCCTCCATTGTACAGTTCGATGCCTGGAACTGGGAAGACGCCGCACTCAAAGTCGATGACGGAGTACACTTGAATTGGCCAAGAAGCTTTAGGCAGGGCCGTTGGTGGATGGGCGAAGAAAGAGGTTATAAACCAAATAAGGACTATCCAGAAGACGTTGAGACCGTTGTTAATTTCGTTAAAAATGCCATTGCATACGGAAAAGGAACCGCTAAAGAGATGAATCCCGCGTTTGCGGCCATGCAAGGAGTTTTGGATGGATCTCAAAAAATGTATGTTTATGCGGATGGCGAAAAGGAAATTATAGATGCCGTAAACACGTTAAAAGCTAATGGAATCAAGGAAGTTGTTTTGGTAGGTGGCTATGAGGCCCACAAAATAACGGATTTCCTAAAAAAGAACGAGATTCCCGTATTGGTACAGTTTACACACAACCTTCCTGTTTTTGATGACGATGATTATGATCTTCCCTATAAATTACCTAAACTATTGGTCGAAGCCGGTTTGTTGGTAGCACTTCAAAACTCTGAGGCCGAGAATTTTCAGACACGAAACTTGCCCTTTTATGCAGGCCAAGTAGGACAACAGGGATTGGACAAGGAAAAGGCCTTACAGCTCATCACAGGTAATACGGCTAAAATTTTAGGTATTGATGATAGCTACGGCACCTTGGAAGTAGGCAAAAGCGCTACACTATTTATCTCGGAGGGTGATGCCTTGGATATGCGTACCAATCAATTGACCCATGCCTTTATAGATGGCAGGAATATTTCCTTGGAAACCCATCAAACAGAATTATGGAAGCGGTACATGGGGAAATATGAGGGTGAGTAA